From one Dermacentor andersoni chromosome 1, qqDerAnde1_hic_scaffold, whole genome shotgun sequence genomic stretch:
- the LOC140214594 gene encoding uncharacterized protein codes for MTQPSPGAELICGLPRAAWESIFQLLDGASRLALTEAAAELTGVANCMRVVEAITFTSDTDECTLGEYCEKVNTKNLRQLRFTNCIALPSDVLLGFVAICDNIQELCVVNCVVEPPALFRMLSQRLAKMKKLEWSLYEDRRYDSWLEKDAVAGTSTQCEPQTLKLQSMYVEVVATPLTADFLEAVLNGCHGLQSLHIHVIRKDAVGIPMGDAYIRLKAPRPGLRTFLCTCERVPPPKGRLSPEASYSFIRLEDVREMRTSLQGVRRAVVAVEADSEAASRFLGAAKHPEHWNDVRSLSLALLLEQVQLERLPRAAPGFLKPMRKFLRTCLANISELSLTKSHFSLVCNFCSVVGPALSQLRSLALPPCAVNSHNSLQCLARCCLFLEELDVSNDETPPCAACKVPLMFTERDFECLHRQTRLWRLNIAETARILCFKFLLGCRVTNLRFSLDSLVSDAGSVFYFGPCHLLCANERLSTLTIEARHVMLGQKPCFAARLTAAKALRRLCLLTGAQATDSAVANFIARMVEALPLLRLVHVHYLATSSTLKTMSWIRQHHAVVNTLPNGKRLRWQGQLCDDSPCVGRYCCATSFIGVARPRNRY; via the coding sequence ATGACGCAACCATCCCCCGGTGCTGAGCTAATCTGCGGACTCCCGCGTGCAGCGTGGGAATCGATATTCCAACTCTTGGACGGAGCCTCCCGCCTCGCTCTCACCGAGGCAGCAGCTGAGCTCACCGGAGTCGCCAACTGCATGCGGGTCGTCGAGGCCATAACGTTTACTTCTGACACGGATGAATGTACGCTTGGTGAATACTGCGAGAAGGTGAACACGAAGAACTTGCGCCAATTGAGGTTCACCAACTGCATAGCTTTACCCTCCGACGTGCTCCTTGGATTTGTCGCCATCTGCGATAACATACAGGAGCTATGCGTTGTGAACTGCGTCGTCGAGCCTCCGGCGCTTTTTAGAATGCTCTCACAGAGGCTCGCGAAGATGAAGAAGCTAGAGTGGTCGCTTTACGAGGACCGCCGCTACGATTCGTGGCTGGAGAAAGACGCTGTCGCGGGCACAAGCACGCAATGCGAGCCTCAGACACTAAAGCTACAGTCCATGTACGTCGAAGTTGTCGCGACTCCGCTGACGGCAGACTTCTTGGAGGCCGTCTTGAATGGTTGCCACGGCCTGCAGAGCCTGCACATTCACGTCATACGTAAGGATGCTGTAGGAATACCGATGGGCGACGCCTATATCAGGCTGAAGGCGCCCAGGCCCGGTCTGCGCACCTTCCTTTGCACTTGCGAGCGGGTACCTCCGCCCAAAGGCCGGCTCTCACCGGAAGCCTCGTACAGCTTCATCCGACTCGAGGATGTTCGGGAAATGAGGACGTCCCTTCAGGGAGTGCGCCGGGCGGTCGTGGCTGTGGAAGCCGACTCGGAAGCTGCCAGCCGCTTCCTCGGAGCAGCAAAGCACCCGGAGCACTGGAACGATGTCAGGTCCCTCTCACTAGCCCTGCTGCTCGAACAGGTCCAGCTCGAACGCCTCCCGAGAGCTGCTCCCGGCTTCCTGAAACCAATGCGGAAGTTTCTCCGAACGTGCCTCGCCAACATCTCCGAGCTCAGCCTGACAAAGAGCCACTTCTCGCTCGTCTGCAACTTCTGCTCAGTCGTGGGCCCGGCCTTGTCTCAGCTGCGCTCGCTGGCCCTTCCACCGTGCGCCGTGAATTCTCATAACTCACTTCAGTGCCTGGCGCGATGCTGCCTGTTCCTCGAGGAGCTGGACGTCAGCAACGACGAGACTCCTCCATGCGCCGCCTGCAAAGTGCCTTTGATGTTCACAGAGCGTGACTTCGAGTGCCTGCACAGGCAGACTAGGCTGTGGCGGCTGAACATCGCTGAGACCGCGAGGATCTTATGTTTCAAGTTCCTACTTGGGTGCCGAGTCACCAACCTTCGCTTCAGCCTAGATAGTCTGGTGAGTGACGCCGGCTCTGTCTTCTACTTCGGGCCTTGCCATCTCCTTTGCGCAAATGAACGGCTCTCTACGCTCACCATAGAAGCACGCCACGTGATGCTTGGGCAGAAGCCTTGCTTCGCTGCTAGACTCACTGCGGCAAAGGCTCTGCGCAGATTGTGCCTGCTGACCGGAGCTCAGGCAACGGACAGCGCGGTGGCAAACTTTATCGCACGCATGGTGGAAGCATTGCCACTGCTGCGATTGGTTCATGTGCACTACCTGGCTACCAGCTCCACGCTGAAAACCATGTCGTGGATCAGGCAGCACCACGCAGTCGTGAACACTCTGCCAAACGGCAAGAGGCTTCGTTGGCAAGGCCAGCTCTGTGACGACAGTCCCTGCGTGGGCCGCTACTGCTGCGCCACATCATTCATCGGTGTGGCAAGGCCGAGGAAccgctactga